The Pelmatolapia mariae isolate MD_Pm_ZW linkage group LG10_11, Pm_UMD_F_2, whole genome shotgun sequence genome includes a region encoding these proteins:
- the LOC134635437 gene encoding C3a anaphylatoxin chemotactic receptor-like, whose translation MEMTTRSFHQFNTTTAPVYQYAELRHSLDIMSAIFLSLVFVLGVLGNGVVIWVTGFKMKKTVKAVWFLNLAVADFIFCAFLPIAVTSLLQSHWPFGQVMCKLNPALVYLNLYVSVCFLMVISVDRCVSVVWPVWAHNHRNVHKASYVSLCIWMVNLIISIPWLFFMETKETNDTEARIICVHKFDLHDDFKPSSFIQLALVSRFLLGFAIPFSVIVSCNVVIIHRLRRSCTLARQSSHTFKIITAIIIAFFLCWAPIHIMGLIELEKLRSTTTSGTLEYVLVIGTPLAICLACLNSCLNPLLYVFMGQDFKNQVRKSIHNILETAFQEEVPPNATIENNKKSGSDTQL comes from the coding sequence ATGGAGATGACCACTAGATCTTTTCATCAATTCAACACAACCACTGCACCTGTTTACCAGTATGCTGAGTTGAGACATTCTCTCGACATTATGTCTGCCATTTTTCTCTCCCTGGTCTTTGTCCTCGGTGTGCTCGGGAATGGAGTGGTTATCTGGGTGACCGGGTTCAAGATGAAGAAAACTGTTAAAGCAGTTTGGTTTCTCAACCTTGCTGTGGCCGACTTCATCTTTTGTGCATTTCTTCCCATTGCCGTGACATCTCTGTTACAGTCTCATTGGCCTTTTGGCCAAGTCATGTGCAAGCTAAACCCCGCTTTAGTCTATCTAAACTTATATGTTAGTGTCTGCTTTCTGATGGTGATCAGTGTGGACAGGTGTGTTTCTGTGGTGTGGCCGGTCTGGGCTCACAACCACCGAAATGTACATAAGGCATCCTATGTGAGTCTGTGTATTTGGATGGTGAATCTGATAATCAGCATTCCATGGCTTTTCTTTATGGAAACAAAGGAAACGAATGACACTGAAGCCAGAATCATCTGCGTCCACAAGTTTGACCTTCATGATGACTTTAAACCATCATCTTTCATTCAGCTGGCATTAGTCTCCCGCTTTCTCCTGGGATTTGCAATCCCCTTCTCTGTCATCGTCTCCTGTAATGTAGTCATAATCCATCGTCTGAGAAGGAGCTGCACTCTGGCAAGGCAATCAAGTCACACTTTTAAGATCATCACTGCCATAATCATTGCTTTCTTTCTGTGCTGGGCTCCCATTCACATTATGGGTCTAATTGAACTTGAGAAACTCAGATCTACTACTACAAGTGGAACATTAGAGTATGTCCTGGTTATCGGGACCCCTCTCGCCATCTGCTTGGCTTGTCTCAACAGCTGCCTGAATCCACTGCTGTATGTGTTCATGGGCCAGGATTTTAAGAATCAAGTCCGCAAATCTATCCACAACATCTTGGAGACTGCCTTCCAGGAAGAAGTTCCTCCAAATGCAACCATTGAGAACAATAAGAAGTCAGGGTCTGACACACAGTTGTAA